A genome region from Halobacterium hubeiense includes the following:
- a CDS encoding ABC transporter ATP-binding protein produces MTAIQTTGVTKRYGGEPAVADLDLTVEDGVVYGFLGPNGAGKSTTIDMLMNYTRPSTGSLRVLGLDAQEDAGQIHAQTGILPDRFGVYSTLTGLEHVEYVLDANDATGDPEVVLDRVGLGDAIDQRAGGYSKGMQQRLGLAMAIAGEPELLILDEPFSGLDPYGVRLVRDVVEAERDRGATVFFSSHVLDQVERVCDRVGLLADGQLIAEGTPTELRDVAGVKTRLHIETADEDLAEEGIRDFDGVEDATYEAGELVVTCPRTACYQVLRRLEGAGMSIRSFDVEQGTIEDAFVELADARAD; encoded by the coding sequence ATGACTGCGATTCAGACGACTGGAGTTACCAAACGCTACGGTGGTGAACCGGCTGTTGCGGATCTCGACCTTACAGTCGAAGACGGTGTCGTCTACGGTTTCCTCGGACCAAACGGCGCGGGAAAGTCCACCACCATCGACATGCTAATGAACTATACGCGCCCGTCCACGGGCAGCCTTAGGGTTCTCGGATTGGACGCGCAAGAAGACGCTGGCCAGATTCACGCTCAAACCGGCATCCTCCCTGATCGGTTCGGCGTCTACAGTACTCTCACCGGGCTCGAACACGTCGAATACGTCCTTGACGCCAACGACGCCACCGGAGACCCCGAAGTGGTTCTCGACCGCGTTGGCCTAGGCGACGCAATCGACCAGCGCGCCGGCGGCTACTCGAAGGGGATGCAGCAACGACTCGGGCTTGCGATGGCGATCGCCGGCGAACCCGAGCTTCTCATCCTCGATGAGCCGTTCTCCGGCCTCGACCCCTACGGCGTCCGACTTGTCAGAGACGTTGTCGAGGCAGAACGTGACCGGGGGGCGACCGTCTTCTTCTCCAGTCACGTTCTCGACCAAGTCGAACGAGTTTGCGACCGAGTCGGCCTGCTCGCCGATGGCCAATTGATTGCCGAAGGCACGCCGACCGAGCTCAGAGACGTGGCTGGCGTGAAAACCCGGCTTCACATAGAAACGGCTGATGAGGATTTGGCGGAGGAAGGTATCCGTGATTTCGACGGCGTCGAGGACGCCACTTACGAGGCCGGCGAACTCGTGGTTACGTGTCCACGGACCGCCTGTTACCAAGTGCTACGGAGGCTGGAAGGAGCTGGAATGAGCATTCGGTCGTTCGACGTCGAGCAAGGAACGATCGAGGACGCCTTCGTCGAGCTGGCTGACGCCCGAGCTGACTAG
- a CDS encoding ABC transporter permease, producing the protein MFVAAVLSLSQPTYVQEALGSRVPLAALQTPLNIIGGFGVLFGTFRAVIRDRDTGAIRFTAGTAISRTQTLIGFTLGRAAAFAIPLVLAVVLTCLVAVPQHGVVPLDMFAVFLAYSLLFVAVIAGIGVSLSTILQSQTVAGFTVLAFAAVYITWFQISNTLYGTLSGTTVSGFSPSTNPLYLVVRWLPPFRLSTVVTNAILGVPNSAASATNVISELQPNQVSNLVVVRIQYGSDVPVWYLHPSVALVELLLWALVPFAVAVALYRHRSID; encoded by the coding sequence GTGTTCGTCGCTGCCGTCCTCAGTCTCTCACAACCAACGTACGTTCAGGAGGCGCTCGGCTCACGCGTCCCGCTAGCTGCCCTGCAGACACCGCTGAATATCATTGGCGGGTTCGGCGTGCTCTTCGGGACGTTCCGGGCCGTAATTCGCGATCGGGATACGGGCGCGATTCGCTTCACCGCTGGCACCGCAATTTCACGCACACAGACGCTCATCGGATTCACTCTCGGCCGCGCAGCCGCATTCGCTATTCCATTAGTTCTCGCGGTCGTCCTCACGTGTCTGGTCGCTGTTCCCCAACACGGCGTCGTTCCGCTCGATATGTTCGCGGTCTTTCTGGCGTACAGCCTGTTGTTCGTCGCTGTGATTGCTGGGATTGGCGTCTCGCTGTCGACGATTCTGCAGAGTCAAACGGTCGCCGGATTCACAGTCCTCGCCTTCGCCGCCGTTTACATCACGTGGTTCCAGATCTCGAACACGCTCTACGGGACGCTCTCAGGTACGACCGTCTCAGGGTTTTCTCCATCGACCAATCCACTCTACTTGGTCGTTCGCTGGCTTCCACCATTCCGACTCTCAACCGTCGTAACGAATGCAATTCTCGGCGTTCCGAACTCCGCAGCCTCCGCTACCAACGTTATCAGTGAACTACAGCCAAATCAAGTCTCCAATCTGGTCGTCGTCCGAATACAGTACGGATCTGACGTGCCCGTCTGGTATCTGCATCCGTCCGTCGCCCTGGTCGAATTGCTCCTGTGGGCGCTCGTCCCCTTCGCGGTTGCTGTCGCGCTCTACCGTCATCGAAGTATCGACTAG